In Panthera tigris isolate Pti1 chromosome B1, P.tigris_Pti1_mat1.1, whole genome shotgun sequence, the sequence GTGCTTGGAGTCAGACCTTGAAGTGCGCTCTGAAATTCCTGCCAATTCTACCACAATTTCATAGGTGAGCAAACGCAGGCCCAGGACAGGTACGACTGAAGATCACACGTGGTTTACATTACACATGGCTTCTGTAGAGCTCGACtcactcctcctctcttcccctgcccccaacagcCCTGGGCCGACCCCAGGCCTCTTCCTACCCCTGCCTTTCCACTTCGCAGGGTTACCACTGCCCTCAGCACACGCCAGCTCTTTAGGGTTCAGCTGGCCCTCCAAACCTGCTGCACTCAGGCTGCAATACACAACGGCCGAAGGCCCAAACGCTTTAGCAGTGTTGAGTTTCTGAATAAGGGTGCTTTCTAGgagcaagaaaaaaatcccaagggaGACCATTCATAGCTCTAGCCCCCGGTGGAAGCTTGGAAGATTCAGGCAAGAATCAGGGGAGCGCTGACCAGGCAGGACCCCAGGAAATGACCGTTACGGCTTTTGCCATATTGCATTGAGATAGAGTAGGATTCTTGGGAATCGGTTCTCCCTGCCAGCAAGTTCTCCTTCTGATCTGCTGAGTACCCCTCCTAGATCGTCCAAACGCGAAATCCACACTGGACCACGTGCCCACAGTCAGGGTTTTATACAGTAAATACGCTCAGAATAAGAGTGTTATCAGGGCGCCTCCCTCGCCAACCTGCGGAGCCCACGTTCCACAATCGCCAGCCACAACAATCAGGCCGCACTCCCTGAATTCTGCTGTTGGAGGGGCACCTGCTGCTGGGAGCGGCTGCGAAGAGCCACACGGGCTTGGCGTGCGCCTGAGAAAGCTGGCGCCTCCACGTGCGCGAGCAGCCACCGGGCGAGGGCAGCGACAGGATCCAGGAGGAGACCACACCCCCGGGGCCCTCCCGAGTCAGTTCCCTCCAGCCGCCTGAGCCTCACCTGGAAGCGCGGCCTCTCCTTGGCCTGCTCTGGGCTCCGCGGCGACGACCTCTGGCCCGCGGCGTCCCGGGCCTGCCCCACCGGCGGGGACTGCTCCGGACCCCTGGGCGCGCGCCGCGGGGCCGCCTCGTCTCCCCGAGCCTCCCGCAGCTGCAGCCCGGCGTCCGGCGGCTCCCAGCTCTTCCGCACCGCGGCCTGGGCCGCGTCGtcgtccccctcctcctcctcctcctcctcctcttcggACTGCGACCTTTGGGGCGCCTTCCTCGCCGACCCCTCTCCCTCCTCGGGGCCTCGGGGCCTCGGAGGCGGGGTCCTTCGCTCTCCCTCGGGCGCCCCGGGCCGCTGCTCCCCCGCCGCGCCGTCGGCCCCTTCCAGGAAGGTGGTGAGGCGGCGGGAGGCCACGGGCGAGTACACGGCGACGGTGCGCGGGAAGCGCACGGTCCGAGGGGCGCCGCTCGGGGGGCTGCCCTGCTCGAGGCCCCGGCGCGCCGACTGCGGGGACCCCGAgccgcccgcgcccgccgcgcccTCGGTGCCGGGCCCGGCCGGGGGGCCGGAGTCGCGGACCCTGCGCAGCAGCGTGCGCCGCCCCAGCGAGCACTGCACCGAGGCGTCGCGGCGCGGGTTCACCTGCACCGCCACGTCCCGGCTGCTGGCCCTGCGGGGCCGCGGGCCGAGGTCCGGGCTCACCTGAGACAGGAGGGCCATGAGCTGCGCCCGCTGGTAGCTGTCGAAATACTCGGCGGCCGTCAGCTGCCCGCAGCCCGGGAAAGCCGGCAAGGCCGCCCCGGCAGAGGAGGACGACGAGGAGGAGGACGCGGGAGCGTAGCCCCCGCCCCGGTGCCGCCAGCCGCCCGCCTCACCCTTGCCCTTGGCGGTGGGCGGGTAGGGGTACGGGTACGAGTAGGGAACGCACGCCGGGTACATGTAGCCGTCCAGCACCTCGTCCCCCGGGGCAGCCATAAGCGCAGCCCCGGCCGCTCCCGCAGACGCCCTGCCCTAAATAGGCTGCCGGCCGCCGGCCCCACCGCCTGTCTCCGCGCTGCGCGGCCATCCGCACCTTTCCCGCCGCCCGCTCGGGTCCCCGGGTCCGCGCCGAGGTGGCCTGTCCCTGACCTTCGCTGTGTGGAAATTTACCACGCCTGGAGGCCGGCACAAACACCCTGAGATGATCTGGAAAGGTTGCTTTCTTTGCGATGCAAGAACTGATTGGTAAGTGAGCTTGCCCGAGGTGAGGAGGAGGCCAAGAGAGCGCAATCACCCCGATTAGCTGCGCCAGGTGGTCCCCATACCTTGATTGTTCCAGGTGTCCGTGTCTGGCTAGTGAGCAAAAACGCAAAGGTTTGGGGAACTGCTTTGGGTCTGTTACCTAGGATCTCAGATTCTAGTTTAATGATCTCAGAACTGCTCTGAGAAGTCTTCCCACTGAACGCTTTGGGCAGGTGCACAGGGACAGCACTCAAGGCAACCACATCTGAGctcattgttttctcttctcGACCCTGAAGCAcgtcctctcctcccctccacttcAAGCGGAGAGTCTATTGTTCTTCTCTGGGGTGGATAGTACTACAGTTTTTCCTAAGCAAACCATCCCTCCAAAAGATTGATTTGGGGTGTGTTACATAAGTGCAGAGACAAAATCAGTCCCCAGCTGAGAAGACAATACCTTgttccctggggaaaaaaaaaaaaatgatagctgtTCATTACTAATAGATATCAGATCAAGTAATCAAAtgcattaatgtattttttttctctgatttgatACAGGTTTGacaataaaatactgtatttcattgTTTAGTTGACCTGTTTGGGGATTTTTTGAATACAGATCAAAATCCAACATTGTCAGGTATTTCTACATGGagcaagcactttttttttctaacaacaATTACATTCAACTCAGTTATGGTTTACAAATTGTTTTACAAGTTatgttttaccaaaaaaaaaaaaaacaaacctcgtTTTTACTACCATAAGAGTGCACCCAAATTCTGCATTTCCAAGACCCTGTTTTCTAAGAGTGTATCTATTTGAAACAGTCCTAGAAATTGGTAATGATAAAAACCAAAGAGCACATGAACATGTTCAGGCTTTACTTCAGCAGTCCCGGGTGCAAGTTGTATTATGACATTGATGTGTGATTTGTGAAAGTGCTTGGTTAATATACCAATACAACCTTACAACGGGAAGAAGGTCATAACTGTTACATGTACGATAATGTGAACCATGTGTTACCCTTTATGTAAAGCACATTCACTATCACAGACGAAAAACATCATAAATATGAAGTAACATTTCCGCAAGATAGAAACTCCTCTGTATCTCCGTGTTCAGAGAGAAGTCTGAGTGGTTTCCATCATAATTAAATTGTCAGCTTTCACTGTGCCATAGGAAGGGTCtgccatttcctcttcttttagtTTCTTGTAAGAAATGTCTGTATCTTCATCCTCATCTAGAGGATCTCGCTTGTGTAATATCTCACTTCCATACAccttatatattaaaacaaaaatccctgcttCTGCAGACTGGAAAAGGgcatacagcaaaggaaacatgtACATGCTTCCTATCAACTGCGGCCGAAAGGCCAGTTTTAGAATGGCGGTACAGAGCTGCACATTCTGACTCCCTGTTTCCAGGCACACGGTCCTCTTGCAGTTGGGTGGAAGACGGAAGAGGGTAGCTAAGCCGTAGCCTGAGGCATAGCCTGCCAAAGGCATGAAAATTGCTACCACGTAAACACTTGCGGGAATGCTCGCCAACAGTTCAGGTCCTAACATAGTGCCAGTCATTATGAAAAGGACCACCAGTGTCACTAGCAGAGACCACAGGGAAACCTAGTAACAGAAAATGACAAGCCATCAGAAACAAGATAGTCGGAAAGGAATTCAGGCAAGAGAATCCTCGGCTCTTGGGAGAAGAGACCCATCTAGCCTCACCTCACACGCAAAATGGAGATCTTTGCCGTAAGCAGTCTTTGACAAAGCACTTCTGAGGATGGATAGGTCACCTCATCAGGAGGAGTCCAGATCCTAGTTGGACAGTTCTGATTGTTTGGAGGCCTGTCCTTATGTCTAGTGACAATCTGCTTTCTTTAACAACTAGCCATCGTCTTGGATAGACCCTCAGGAGCAGCACAGACCagacttctgttttaaaaaacaggaagaaaaggctACTCGTCTCCAGCAGATTGTCTCTAGACTTTCACATAACTCTGTGGTGGGAGTCCTGACTGTTCAGAACATGTATTTAATTTGTGAATGTGCCTCTTCTAAACAGCAGTTAGAATAAAGCCTGATATACCAAGTATGGTCTGatgaacagagagaggaaaagaaaaattaccttCCCTGAACAGGACCCCATGTTTTCCATAAGAGATATATCTCTGGTTGATCTCTGGTTTAACCCATGAGGTAAAAAGCCACTAAAATGTatgaaacttataaaataaatttttaaaaagtttataaaggagcacctgggcggctcagtctgttgagagtccaactcttgattttggctcaggtcatgatcccagggttgtgggatcaagtcccacttgagtgtggagcctgcttgagattctctctttccctctgcccctctcccccactattgcgctcgcttgctctctttctctctcaaataaattaaagtttttttaagtatgaaactTAGTATGTGATATTTTCAAACTTGAAAATATATCTCAGAGAATTGATAGCAACACTGAAACAATCACCAACTCTTAGATTATGTAAgcgaaaaaaaaacccaaacaaacagaagATGTGAGGAATTCTTTGCAATTCTGCAACACCCCTTTTTCATCTATTTACGAGAAACATCCCACCTATATATCTCTAATGATGTTTAGGAATTCTTACATATAATGGAGTTTAGATACAGTACAATTGACTGTATAGAACACTCTGTCATCTTGATGTCTGATATAGTTCACTCATTCAAGTAAAACAAGCTGTGTAAATAGTAAGGTGGAAACCTAAAAATTCCTCTCTTCATTCTTTAGATTAGTAGTTAgctagtggtttttttttgtttgtttgtttgtttttgttttttttttaatggggtagGAGGTGTTTGTGAGGGAAACTAGAGATCCAAAAGAACAGTTTAAGTGCTGACTCTGGTTCACTGGATATTTGAGGCGAAACCCCTTTGCAGTCTGTGGGACTGGCATAtactttataatctttaaaaaattacttaaaatgtatCTGGGCTGGTAAAAAGTCTACCATAGAGAGTGCTAAAATACTTATTATATAAGGTGCTCATGCTACAAAGGTACAATGGGCAGAAACCAAACAAACTATTATaaatcaaaacttttttaaaaagtaatctctgcacccaatgtggggctcgaactcacgactccaagatcaagagtctcatgttctaccaactgagccagccaggaacccctaaaACTTTTCTGATATTAAGTTTCAAAGTGTGTCCACATCAAAAGCTTTGATAGGAAATCTGATTCTTCATTGTGAAAATACTGGCACCAAAGTTtcttttgaactattttttttttttaattttttttaacgttttttatttatttttgagacagagagagagcatgaacgggggaggagcagagagagagggagacacagaatcggaagcaggctccaggctctgagccatcagcccagagcctgacgcggggctcgaactcacggaccgcgagatcatgacctgagctgaagtcggacgctcaaccgactgagccacccaggcgccccaaactattttaaatcatttggGTGAGCACTGACATTGAATGCTCATTTTAAAGTGTTTGCAAAAGTGTAAAAGTGTTATAAAACATACCTTATGAATGTTCTGATTAAGGAGTAAGAATAGGTTCACCTTAAACTCAAAGTTACCCAATCTTACTGAATTgtctattatttaaatatatttatctgtttttagcATGGGAATAACTTATTTGATTGATTTTCCCTTAGAATTCCTAAGATCTTGTAGTATTAGCTTAATGATTAAGCTTAATAAGTTCTTAATGCATCTTAAGATTATCTATGGGTATGttatgtataacatataaaatatatgcatatttacatgtacatataaatttattacattcacaatatatatgtttattacagAGCACAATTTTACTCATGGCTGGCTATATTTGCATAAAAGAAcccattatttttcatgttaataaAAGTTAGCTCCTTTGAATAATCAAATTTTggattaattatttaaaattaatttatttaatataagtaaaacacaaaagattATGTCTTTAAATCTACATAACTGAAACATTGGGGAAACTCTTTCTCTTCACTTGGCTAAATGAATTTGTGCATTTACAGTAATTAGTTAGGTGTTTTATTTGAGTAACTTCCTAAACTGAGAGTCCTACTCGTGGTTTActcttatttactatttttgagtTTTCAAAGAAAGcttagttaacaaatatttaaattttttctccagTCAACAATGAACAAAATCTCTACTGCTACAAaaggtatcatttttttaaaacaaagcaacatTGGAAATATTGCACAAAATAATAGGAATCCTCATTCTTTCACTAGCCTTAGAAACCACATGCGTTACCAcaatggggaagggaaaagaaacacacagattTAATAACAGTAATATATTCTGCATTCTTTATCCAGGACCCAGTTTTATTTTGTGCCTTTTTAAAGTCAATATTTTGTGCATTGTATGATATTCCCTCAATGtgatttttaagttacttttggTCCTATTAGGGTCAACttagttttagaaaattaataaaacattttaaagaaacctTCTACACAATTTCTCAGAATTAGAGttccacttttttaaaacataggaATGCATTTCTAAAACACTGCTCAAGTTCAATTCACATAATTTCACTTCACCTGCTTTGATTTTTAGTAACACCACGATTCTTTAGTGGACAATATGTTGCCATTTAATGGCACTCTcatctctctcccaccccccccccgtgaTGTTTCCTCCTGTGAATACTAATTGCTCACTTATGCTCTTTTTAATTAAGTTATGTTTTAATTAAAGCTATGAGTTTTTTGAAACTGCAAAAGGTAGAAGTTTTCTTTGTggcacaaactttttttttttttaagtttatccatgcAAGTTTATCCCTCTTTCCCAAACTTCTTAGCATTTCAGCCAGGGGTCAGAGACCAAGGACTCTCTAAGAGTGACCTTACCTTCACAATGTAGTCCGCCACCCGGTTGTATTTGTATCGAATGAAGACCCCCAAGCCGATAGGGAGGAGAGTGCCGCAGAGGGTCAGGGTCACTGCCCCCAGAGGTAGTAATTGCACCACAGGGGTGTCGATCCAAGCCCGGCTGTAGATCCACAGGCACAGGGGCATCAAGACTAGGGCCAGAAGCGTGGAGGAGATGGTCATGATGATGCTGCAGAAAGGGGAATGAACAGAATTCAgaatgggctctgtgccaacagtctCTCTTGCACATTGGatacaggagaaagaaagagactgcaAATCTGGAGTCTGAAGTCAGGGGTGAGAACCTGTTTCATCCGTGCCAAGAGAACAACACCCCTAAGCCCAACTGAAACAAGAACCccaggatggggaggtgggggtcgGGGGCGGATCTCAGGACTGCTGCCCCTGGCTTTATAAAGCCTATTGAGCTGGCTACAGTCTGGTTGATTCTGAGGGCAagaacctctttctttttttttcatcctccaAAGCACCCTGTTAGACGTGGTAAGGCTGCTGAACACGACTTGTTGGATGGAACTCAATTATATTGTCCTCTGTATGAGATCACTTTCTTTATCGGGGCCAATAGCCCTATTTTGCTTTTGCATTTCCGGAGAGTCCTAGCTTCAGGCTTCCCAGTTCCCTTTGTCTTCTAGAGGCCGAGGACCTGCGCTGACAGCCCAAACTGGAGAAGGATGGTCCGAGAGCTGTGCAGGAAACCCCAAGGTAGTCGGCAGCCCTGTCCCCGTCTAGGTTTCTCCCCCGACAGCACTACCTCTTCACGTCCGCCTTGGCTTCTAAAGCCCGGGGGTCAACCCCTCGCTGCACTGTCGTCTTCCCTCTCCCACGCCTCTCTCCAAccacctctccttcctctccgTCTGAAACCCGCGGCTAAGCGCGGCTGCTTGGCAGGAGAAGACGCCTAAGGACCAGCACGTACCTGAGGTTCATGTCGCCGTCAACCAGCAGGGACATGAGGTTGGACAGATTCCCGCCGGGACAGCAGCCACACAGGAGCACCGCCACGGCAGCCACCTCGTTCAGCGAGAAGGCCAGGGCCAGCAGGAAGGCCAGCAGCGGCAGCAAGCCGAACTGGCAGAGCGCGGCCAGCAGCGCGCCCACGGGCCGGCGGACGTGCTCCCCGAAGTGGTTCACGTCCACCGTGCAGCCCAGGCCCAGCATGGTGATGCACAGGGCGGCTCCCACGAACACGTTCAGCCCGTGGTTCAGCGGCGTGTCCCAGAACGGGGTCTGGGGGTGCGCCCAGGAGTGGGGGAACAGGGACGGGCCCAGGCTGGCCGAGCCGCCCGCCGAGCTGCCTGCCGTCGGCTCTGGGGTGGGCGTGGGGCCGGGGCTGAAACCGACGCCGGGACTGGGCGCGAGGCTGAGCCCGGGGCTGGGGCCGGCGCTGGAGGCAGGGGAGACGGGCAGGTCGGGGCCGGCGCTCAGGCTGCTGGCATTGGGCGACAGCGTGTAGTTGTCCGGCTGCAGCGAGGACGGGGCGAAGAGCAGCGTCGCGTTGTCGGGGCCGTCCATCGCGCCGAGGCGGGCGGCCGCGGCTCCGCTGTTCCCCGGCCCCGCGCGCCTCTGCCCGCGTCCTGCGGTGCCACCTGCCCGCGTCCGCCTGTCCGTCGGTCCGCAGCCGCAGGCGAAGCTAGGTGCGGAGCTCGGGCTGCGCGCCGCTGACGTCTCCTCGGCGTCGGATGCGgcgggaggtggtggggggggggggtcctccgCTGGCAGCACTTAAAGCGCAGCCCCCCAGGGTGAACCCAATCGCCCGGCCCCCGCGCCtggcaggccccgccccgccgccgggTCCCTCCTTTTAATCACCAGTAAGTGGTTCTGTTAGAGTGCAGCCAGGGGCGGAACAAAGAGCTgacaaaggacaagaaataaaacCGTGCCTGGCTGCCGATCAAGTTCTGTGATGGGCTCTGCCCATTTCATAATGAAATCTGGagacacgcacacgcgcgcgcgcacacacacacacacacacacacaggaagctTATCAATGCATGCACATGAACTGTATACACTGTTCGAAGAGCCTGCAACCCTGAGCATCGAGAAGGGTCCCGGACTTAATGTGAGCGGTTCTCTGGTAGCAAGACACGATATCTGGCTTTCATTtactgacaggttttttttttcttttttaattctttaaaaaaaattttttttaagtaatctttacgtAATTTGctaacagtttttaaataaaatgcgtTCAGACTCAAAGTAGAAAGTAATAACAATACTGGGGGGTTGGCAAGTGCGTGTGCATTATTTCCCTGGATTGTCCCAGCAGAGCCTTGAGAGATGCTGTTAACTCGTTCTTACACATGAGGAATCTGAGGTGCAGGGAAGTCTCAGCCTCAGCAGCCAAACCCACAGGTAGTGTCTGGATGAATGTGCATCTGATATATCCTTAAGGAGAGCCCTGGAGAGCTCTGCTAAGAAAAGGCTCTGTGGAAAAATGTGTTTGGGAGTTACTGGCAGTTGGGGAGAGGATATCTCCGTGGCCATAAATTTATGAAGTGTTATGAGCACAGCCCGGCATTGGGATTAAAGGACTAGAAAGAAATAAAGTGGTGGGATTCCCTGCCTCGGACAGGTTTATCCCCCAAACAAATCAGATTTAGAGTTCACAGGACTGTTGGCTCAGCAACTTTCAGTCACCAGAGGCATCTACAAAGAGAGGGAGCTCGCAGCATACCAGGGAGGTGGAGCCATTTGAGAAGGCATCTATACCTGTCTGGAGACACCATAAAGCCAAAGCCAGGTGAGTTGCAAAAGCCAACAGGAGGATTTTCTAGACAGAAGTCTTAGCTCAGGGTTAGACTGCATGGGGCCAGGACCCCAGAGTGGATTCTTCCCCCTGGGAACTTGTCCCTCCCCACTTTTCTGACACCAGAGGAGACTGGGTGACTTCCATTTCCCAGTGGTGGACTGAGCCCACGTgtttatcttttctcctctccaaaTCTCATGAAAATgacagagaatatgaaaaataagattaCATTCACAGCATATTGCATTCTTAGTcacaaataaactattttttttccattagaccataaattccatgagggcagagctGCGCAAGTATTTAGGAAAGTAATGTACTGTCATACTTTCCTAAAACAGTAGAGCCAAGAAAACCATGCAGTGACATCTATTGAGCTCTGAAGGAAGTGGAACATGACCAAAAATATTCTAGGTGTTCATTCAGGCTTATGTAAGCAAAACAAAGATACTCAGATATACAATGAAACACGTCACCCGAATACTTTCTTTAAGTAAGTATATCCAGGGGAAACCCGcggagaaacagacaaaataaggAGGGGTCCCTGCTGAGCCTTCACATTCTTTAAACCACAGGATGAGATTAGCCAAGAACACAAATGGCAGAGGGCCAGCTGAAGCCTAACTGTAGACACCGCCCCTGTTTTTGCCCCCTCCTTGTGTTAATGATATTAAAATCCACAATCAAATTCAATAAGCGGTAATTAGAGGCAGCCCAACTCATCCAACTAGCTCCCGTCTTGGTTTGGGGAGGGATATGGGAGGTGATTTATGCCATGGACAAAGAGCAAAAAGCAGAAAGGGATGGACCTGGCTTGTAAATCAGCAGGCTCACAGTAAACCTGCAGTTCTGGGGGCTTCTTGGGGCCTACGGAGTGGTCATCTCTCCTCCTGATGTAGTTATTGTCAATGTAAAGAAagcctccctctttctttctgatctCCTTCACTGGAAGAAAACCCCAGGAGTAGAAAACAGAGCTCACAATCAGGTATGTTACTGGCGAGGGTCACTTAGCCTCTTCAGTTACCTTTCTTTTACTCTTGCTGCCACCAAGGAGGGTCCGGCCCatccagaggagagagaatataCAGAAGGGCAAGACAACAACATAGCACCCggaaaatatacaatggggggttggggaggtgagaaataaatttagaaCTATGTTGCACACCGAACaccaaaaataattccaaatagaTTAAAGagttaataatgataatgataataataatgatgatacaACCAAATACTGGAGAAAAATGTTGGCTCATATTTATATCATCTTTGGATAAGGGAAGTCTTCCTAAGCaaaaaagcaacagaagaaatCCTCATGGGAAGCTCACTAGATATGgctacataaacattttaagcaCAGCAGTaaagacagaagggaaaaaagttaaatgcaaattacaaaatgaaaacaatatttgaaacatataaaatccagagctaatttttaaaaagttttaatgtttatttatttttgagagagagagagagagagagagagagagcaagtgggggggggggaggagagagagaaggagacacagaatccaaagcaggctccaggctctgagttgtcagcatagagccagacaggattggggggcgggggccctcaaaaccacaaaccacaaaatcatgacctgagccgaagtaggtcgctcaaccgagtcaccccgGCGCCCCATGAGCTAATATTGTTAATTTACAAAATAGTTtcacaaattaatgaaaacaaacaacacaataGGAAAAAGGCAAATGATACGAATAGACACACAAGATCACAGAAAGGAATGCTAATCACCATATACTTCTAAAAATATTCACACTCACTAGTAaccaaagaaattaaagcaattaaatgccatttttattggaaaatactgaaataaatacgATAGTGTTGTGGCAAAGATACTGTTAACTGGACAGTCTCTCATCCTGCCAGGGTTATATCTTTTCGAGAAGGAAACTTGGTGAATAACAATTGCCCTAAGAATGTGTATTtcctttgatccagcaattctttTTCTAGGTGTTCATTATTaggaaacagtaagaaaaaataattaaaaaaaattttttttaacgtttatttatttttgagacagagagagacagagcatgaatgggggagggtcagagagagggggacacagaacctgaaacaggctc encodes:
- the SLC10A4 gene encoding sodium/bile acid cotransporter 4 produces the protein MDGPDNATLLFAPSSLQPDNYTLSPNASSLSAGPDLPVSPASSAGPSPGLSLAPSPGVGFSPGPTPTPEPTAGSSAGGSASLGPSLFPHSWAHPQTPFWDTPLNHGLNVFVGAALCITMLGLGCTVDVNHFGEHVRRPVGALLAALCQFGLLPLLAFLLALAFSLNEVAAVAVLLCGCCPGGNLSNLMSLLVDGDMNLSIIMTISSTLLALVLMPLCLWIYSRAWIDTPVVQLLPLGAVTLTLCGTLLPIGLGVFIRYKYNRVADYIVKVSLWSLLVTLVVLFIMTGTMLGPELLASIPASVYVVAIFMPLAGYASGYGLATLFRLPPNCKRTVCLETGSQNVQLCTAILKLAFRPQLIGSMYMFPLLYALFQSAEAGIFVLIYKVYGSEILHKRDPLDEDEDTDISYKKLKEEEMADPSYGTVKADNLIMMETTQTSL
- the ZAR1 gene encoding zygote arrest protein 1, which gives rise to MAAPGDEVLDGYMYPACVPYSYPYPYPPTAKGKGEAGGWRHRGGGYAPASSSSSSSSAGAALPAFPGCGQLTAAEYFDSYQRAQLMALLSQVSPDLGPRPRRASSRDVAVQVNPRRDASVQCSLGRRTLLRRVRDSGPPAGPGTEGAAGAGGSGSPQSARRGLEQGSPPSGAPRTVRFPRTVAVYSPVASRRLTTFLEGADGAAGEQRPGAPEGERRTPPPRPRGPEEGEGSARKAPQRSQSEEEEEEEEEGDDDAAQAAVRKSWEPPDAGLQLREARGDEAAPRRAPRGPEQSPPVGQARDAAGQRSSPRSPEQAKERPRFQFLEQKYGYYHCKDCNIRWESAYVWCVQGTNKVYFKQFCRTCQKSYNPYRVEDITCQSCKQTRCSCPVKLRHVDPKRPHRQDLCGRCKGKRLSCDSTFSFKYII